The Balaenoptera acutorostrata chromosome 2, mBalAcu1.1, whole genome shotgun sequence genomic sequence TCCTAAATATCTCTGTCTAACTCCCATTGCCCTGATTCAAATCCTTATCACTCCCATGAGTAGGAGTGATGAACTTACCAAACTCTTGACTTCTCTTGAATATGGTAGAATGACATGCTCTTAAACTTTTGGGATGTGTACCAGAGCTGCTGATCATTGCCAGCCATGCTCTCAGGCTCTGCTGAGTGGGCAGTGACTATGATTTGCATACCACATGAGCTTGGTTGCCATAGCTGATTGGGCCAGGGATGGGTGCCTGATCCAAGGGTGGCTCTTTCTATGGGCTTGATCAGCCAACATATGATTTGGGTGGCTGGTTGTAAAATATAAGTTGAGTAAAATTCCTCTTTTGGAGTTTCAGAATAGAGAAATTGAGAGACTAGGACCACTGTATTGCTGAACAGAAGGGTCAGCAGGAATGGCGGGCATAAGCAAGCTGTGATTATAAGAAAGAAGATACTGTGAGTAAGGAGGGGAGCTGGTGAGCAAGATgagaacaggaaaagaaagaagctgAGGCACTGTGAGTAGGGTGCTGCCTCAATTTCtgtggttcttttttaaaaaatttaccatttatatttaatagaattttaaaaattcatattaatccaatgctttatttttcaagttttattgagatatagttgacatataggACTGAATGTtaaaggtgtacagcataatgatttgacttacatacatcatgaaatgattaccacagtaagttttgTTGAACATCTgtcttctcatatagatacaaaagaaaaaggaaaaaaatattttttccttgtgataagaactcttaggatttactgcCTTAACAACTTCCAtacataacatacagcagtgttcattatatttattgcGCTGTATATTGCATCCCTTCTGTGGCTCTCTAAGAGTATTTCCTGAGGCCTGGCCCTACTGTGATTCCTATTGTCAGGTTTCTATGAGTCTCTGCATTattataagcaaacaaacaaaataaccctCATCTGAGTGAACCCATGCTTCCTTCAATAAATTGGCCAAAGAGTTATGTGTTCTGGTAAGCCTTTACGATGTTATGATGAGACATCTGGAAGAAAGCAGCACTGTAATCAAGAGCAGCAATATGCAGTTCCAAACTCAATGTTAATTCCACTTCTTTTTAAAGCATTAGCTTAGGAAAAAAAGAGGTTATATCACTATTTCCTTTGGGAGTGGGAGAATATTGTGAGCTTCTTGTGTCAAAAtcagtctttatttaaaaacaaatcaatccctaaacataattttagaaaggaaaagtAATTGCTGCTACAAATATCAtaagaaaatgactataataagTGATAATAACATTGTCTGATGCTTATCAACAGTGGGATAATCAAACCACCTTTTTAGATGACATGTTTCTAGATAGCTGCCTTTCCATTTGCCAGCTGTTGGGACCAGAGGGATTACTGAAAGTCTCCAGGATTCTTAGTCACATGACCACATTCCTCTCTCAAATAAGAATAATTAAATTCATTGAAGATCTTTAGGTAAAAAACATTAGGCACATGTAATCAATGCTCTGAATATGGAATACAATTAGgaagcatttttatttatgtctccCACTATCCCTATAAAATGTATTCACTGGGGAGTTTCTCACTCTGTCtaggataaaataaaaactaggtAGTGTTAGGACTGTTTCGTGCATTCTTAGGCAACAGAAAGTCCTTGGTCACTCTAAATACTGTTCAGTGTATCTATTCCCGTGTTATATAATGTGGAACTTGGTTGAAAATTAAGTCTTACTTTTATCCCAGTGAGAAGCCACTTGCAGGTGGGCAGCTGTGGAAGGGGAAGGTCTTTCTCTTCTTGCTCCTGGCAGGAGCAAGATCcttctggggctggggtggggcaaggtgggagaagcagggaggggcaggagtgTGGTCCCTTGAGTGATGAAGTTGTAAGATGGCCTCCAGCTTTCTGGGCCTGAGAAACATTTAAAGCAGACCACATTTTACAGAGACTTTTGCAGGTTCTTGGGAGATTGCACTCATAGCTGGTGTTGTCTCACTTGCCATTTCCTTGATTCAGGCAAATGCGCTCTCCACTTGAGCAGCCGCCTACTTCCTCAACCCCGAGGAGCCAGTCTTCTTGCTCTGCTTCGCCTCTTCTGAGGCCTGCCCGCACCCAAGGCTCTCCCCAGCCAGCCCTCTCTCCCATTTGGCACACATCAATCCatgaagatacacacacacactccctttcttcccttcttccttggaCAAACTCAGGGCAGCAGACTCCCTCCTTCGCTCTGCACCAGAAGTGCTTGCAAGCTCTTCTTTCACACGATTTTCCAGAAGGGAGCTAAACCACCATATTCTTCCTACCCAGAGACATACATTAGGCTTTCTGATGAGTTCCACTCATGTCCCTTTTTCTTGACATTACATGACCTCAAGCTTTTACTTTGGTGGGAGGTGAGAgcacatttttctcttaaaaaatccTCCAAATATCCAACAGTCCTTATGTGATCTAGTATTTCCTTTGGAATGTAGCACCTTGTGTGTCTTGGTGCCTCAGCCAACACTTTAGTTTTAACACCCTGTTAAGTTTGTGgtggatttttgtttgcttgtttgaaaTTCTAATGTCAGAAATGTGTTGTTTGGATGAAGTCTGTGTACatcctacacacctatgaccacACGGCTATACTCAAGCAAGAATTGCTCCAAAAAACAAACCTACAGCGTCTCTAGCCAGCCCTGATTTCTGAAGGGAACCAATGGATTCTCTCCTCCTTAGCTCAGCAGACCCTGAAACACTCTGATCAACAACCCTAGGACACGGCCCACGTAGCTTTCAAGCTGTCTGgagcaggaagaaaggaacacaCGGTGCCAAGATACATGAGAGGGTGATCTTGTCTATGGCCTTCTCACCCATGGTCGTATTGAAGATGTGAATGTCCTGCAAGGCTACTCGGGGGACTTCTGAGCTTAGCATGCTTGAGGACTAGAAAGACTGAGAAAGGCTGgaatagagaggccagaaacCTCTGAGGAATCAGGAGACAGAAGGGCTGACTCTGGATGAGGGCAGAAAATAAGGGAAGATACTGCTGCAGGGAAAAAACCACCTTACCTGAGGTCCTTCACAATGTGAACCCCAATCTTTCTTATCAGTCTCATGTTCTTCACTCCCCTCGCCTTCACTCCAGCCACACAAAGCCACCCGACATTTTCTAAATATGCCATTCCCTTCCACACCCTTTTATTTTTCACCTAATTTAAGTCTAATTTTCTATGATGCCTTCCTGCCACTTTACTCATCTGGCTGCTGTACCATTTTTTACATGTCTCAGCTCCAGCTCTCACAGCACTATGTTGTAGTGCTTTATTAACTTGCCTCTCTCTGCTGCCCAAGACAGTGAGTGTCTCTAAGACAAAAACTGTGCCTTATTCAGTTTTATACTCCCACCACCTTCATTGTGCTTCAGTGTTGTAGGGACttctattagttttctactgctgtgtaaaaaattaccataaacttagcaGCTTGaaataacacacatttattacctcacagtgTCTGCAGATCAGACGTCTAGGCGTGGTGTGGCTGGATTCTCCGACCAAATTCCCACTGTGCCGAACCCGAGATGTAAGCCAGGGCTGTGATTCTCACCTGGGTTTCATGGTCCTCTTCTAGGATCACTAATTGTTGACAGGATTCATCTCCTTGAAGCTGTAGGACTGATGTCTCCATCTTCCTGCTGGCTGTTGGCCAAGAACTACTCTTAGCTCCTAGAGGTTGCCCACAGTTTCTTGGCTTGTTGACAGTTCACAACATGGAAGGAAGCATGTTTGCTTCCTTCCAGGCTAGCTGGAACAcacctctttgatttcatcttcTGCAACCAGCGAGAGAGAacactctgcttttaaagggctcaccTGATTAGACCAGGCCCACCCTGGATAATCTTCCTTTTGCCCTGTACTGTAATGTAACATAATCACAGCAGGGATATTTCATCATATCCATAAGTTCCACCCATATTCAAAGGAGAGGGAGTACAAGGGTAATGGTTCATTGAGGTCACCCTAGAATTTTGCCTACCACAGggctcaatgaatatttacaaAATCAAATAAGATGTGTtccaaaaatttataaattagaaacAGTGGCATTCAATTGTAAGATTTCTTTCTCCTACTGTTACTTTGGAAGGCTTTTAAAGTTGTTTCTTAATTTGTGTTGGATCCACAATGGTTAAGAATGCTTCATGTGAGATAACGTGAGGCCCCCACAGGGAACCCAGGTAGTACAAGAAATTTGGGGTGGGTGCCAAGACCTGGTCTGATATCTGACTGTCTGTGTGAACTTAGCTAACTTCCTGAAACTCTCTGAATGTCAGAGTCCTCTTCAGGTGTAAAATGAGGGGGGCAGGGCTAAACAATGTCTAAGGTTGGCCAGctttaaaattctctaatttCTAAGACTAACTCATACTGATAAATTAAAATCTAGCTAAGTGAATCACAATATGCAAATTCATTGAAATAGTTCTCAAAAGAATTTCATTACAGATGAAATTGCAATGATGAGATTTTAAGAGGAAAAGGCAGTTcttttttctaagtgttttttttgtttgtttgtttgtttttaatttttatttatttatttatggctctgttgggtcttcgtttctgtgcgagggctttctctagttgtggcaagcggggggccacccttcatggcggtgcgcgggcctctcactgtcgcagcctctcttgttgcggagcacaggctccagacgcgcaggctcggtaattgtggctcacgggtctagttgctccgcagcatgtgggatcttcccagactggggctcgaacccgtgtcccctgcattggcaggcagattctcaaccactgtgccaccagggacgcctccggcagttttgtttttaaatgaattcattcCTCTATTGGCTGAACCTGACTAAATACAAATAAGAGTACACAACTACATTTTTAATACTTTACATAAAATggtgaagaatattttttctttagatgACATATCTGTTCACTTATGGTCAGATGTGAATTTTCCCCAAGATATTAAAACTTGATAAAACCACTGTCTTAAAAATAGCTGAATTAACTCAGTTGATGATAACTGAAAAACTATCAAAGGCAGTACTCAAATATTACAAATCAGTTTACTGACTACCTGTAAAGCACGTTGAGATTCTTATATACATTTTGGGGTTtaagtcttttgtttttctcaaacGAAGCGTCTTTGGCTAGGATAATTATTCTCTTCTATCCAAAAAAAATGAGCTCTAATTTTAAACAGGTATTATTAAATTCCTCTGAGATAGACTTCATGCAGATGTATTTGTTAAAACATCCTTTTATTGACTGTGCACAGTTATTAACAATTCACATTTCACTTTATCTACCAAGTGGAagaacatttattctttcattaaaaagTTAAGCCCTTAGGGCAGCAACAGGGACACAGAGCATTCTTCCTATAAACGGCTCTGTCCAGTGAATGTGAAATGCTTCCATAttaatacaaaagagaaaaataaataaaacaagtagaTTTCTCCCACCTTTcatcatcccctccctcccagtaCACTcctcttattttataaaatgccaACAGGTAAACAGTTCCCACATTGGTACTTCCATTAATCACAAGAGGAATATTACCATTTATTTGGCACCAGTGAGTTCAGAACATCCTTAGAGCTGTGTGAAAGTGACAAAAGGAGCATGAGGCCACAGTCATTTCCTCAGGAAAATGAGTTCCGGACAGAGAGGGTGGAAAATCATGAAGGCGTTCATGAGCCTCCCGCACCTTGCTGCTCAAGTTTCTGGAGCTGTTTTTCAAGTTTTGAGACGTCTACTCGATGCATCATCAGAAACTGGCCGTTCAAATGAAAGACGGGGATGTCAAATTTATACCTGTCATACCAAGCTGAGTTTTCTGGAAGTGTGATGTCCACCTCCTGTAAAATAAACTGAAACAGAGACAGACTAAAGCTCTAGATTTCAGAGAACATGGAACAACGCAACGGCTGTAGTGACAAACTGATCCCCAGACTGGTTCTAACGCTGAGAGGTTTttactgttgttgtttgtttgaggTCCACAGTCAGCTAATGACCCTGAATTCTGTAACCTGATTGATTTCTTTACATTCCCTAATTTTGCTACTTTTCTGTTACATCTGTTAGGTTCAGCATCTACCTACTACTCAGTTCCCAATGAAATAAACAATGTCCCAACTGGGAAGCTGCCTGAGAATCAAGAAAGACATGTTTTGGCTGTAAGATTGGGAAAGGTATCATGGTTTGCTACAGGAAAACACTTTCATGGAAATGACAACATAAGATAAAAGGAATAGGGACAAAAACTTAACAGAAGGCCCAAATGCTGTACCTGCTAGTTAACTTTGATCATTTTAAGAGTCAGAGTTAGAAAACCAGTACTGCTCAGAGAAAAACACTTAGGTGTAATGACTTTTATGGAAATCAGCACTAAAATCTCtctctgaagaacagaaagaaaatttaaatgaaaaatcattCAATCTCTTTTCTTAAAGGAAGGATCCAGGCAGATACTTTATACTACATGCAGTATCTATTCCATATACATAAAGCCACACTGTATTATATTACCCTGTTTTTATAAGGCTCCAGTACTTCCTTGGCTTCATCACAAAGGGGGCAGGGATCCTACAGGATGAAAAAAGCCATTAAACCCAAAGAATGGCATTCAGCCTGACAAAAACGACAAGAAGCAGATTATACGTATTTTAAAGGACAGTTTTCTCCCAGGTTAATtatactgttttattttccaaagcaaaaCACTGCCACAGAATCTTATAAATAGCTAGTGTTTCATGGTAAATGGGCTTTCAGCATTTTTTAGctgtgttttgatttttcttgacAAATAAATCTATCTAGTAAATGTTGATGCTTATATTtgttacacatatatgtgtgtatatatgtatatatgtgtatatatatgtacacacaataCATTTAGATGCTTACATTTTTTTGTTACTGGCTTCATCTAATTGATATCTGGGAAGATTATTTTCCATATCATCTATAGTCCTAGGGCTTTGTCCTTCCTAGGTCAGGAGCACCTTCCAGGCCTGGCTGACATCACCAGAAtgtcttaaagtctgttttgaTTGGGGGGGGGCACTGAGATTTGCCagcctgtttttccattttttgtttttgttttttttcggCCGTgccgcgcggcttgcaggatcttagtttgcCGACCAGatattgaacccgggcccatggcagtgaaagtgcaaagtcataaccactggactgccaggggattcccCAGCCTGTTCTTCCTAATAGCCCACTGGGATGGAGTTAGATAGTGATCGTCCCatc encodes the following:
- the C2H5orf63 gene encoding glutaredoxin-like protein C5orf63 homolog isoform X1, with product MLWFQGNSMQLAKHSFHRLLRNLSASKTALPVLTLFTKDPCPLCDEAKEVLEPYKNRFILQEVDITLPENSAWYDRYKFDIPVFHLNGQFLMMHRVDVSKLEKQLQKLEQQGAGGS
- the C2H5orf63 gene encoding glutaredoxin-like protein C5orf63 homolog isoform X2, with the protein product MLWFQGNSMQLAKHSFHRLLRNLSASKTALPVLTLFTKDPCPLCDEAKEVLEPYKNREVDITLPENSAWYDRYKFDIPVFHLNGQFLMMHRVDVSKLEKQLQKLEQQGAGGS